Proteins encoded within one genomic window of Dehalococcoidia bacterium:
- a CDS encoding acylneuraminate cytidylyltransferase family protein: MHILGIIPARGGSKGIPRKNIKLLAGLPLIAHSVIAAQNSNLITRLVLSTEDTEIAECAATYNCEVPFIRPAHLADDSSRDLEVFLHCLSWLKDNESYSPDIVVHLRPTAPLRTAAHIDKAINLFLETPKVDCVRTVTSSPQHPLKTWKIENGFLEPFVPTSTTGFKEPYNMPRQELGDAYIQNGSVDVVRTEVITTGNSMSGANIKAMIMSAEDSVNIDNPIDWALAEILMNKRT, encoded by the coding sequence ATGCATATTTTAGGAATAATCCCCGCCAGAGGCGGTTCAAAAGGAATCCCTCGTAAGAATATAAAACTATTAGCTGGCCTACCTTTGATCGCCCACAGTGTAATAGCGGCTCAAAACTCAAATTTAATTACGAGGCTAGTACTTTCAACCGAAGACACTGAAATCGCAGAATGTGCGGCAACATACAACTGTGAGGTACCTTTTATTCGCCCCGCGCACCTTGCAGATGACTCTTCAAGAGATTTAGAAGTATTTCTACATTGCCTATCTTGGCTAAAAGACAATGAATCTTATTCTCCCGATATTGTGGTTCATTTAAGACCCACTGCACCCCTTCGAACAGCAGCGCATATAGATAAAGCTATCAATTTATTCCTAGAAACCCCGAAAGTCGATTGTGTGCGGACAGTTACATCTTCTCCGCAACATCCTCTAAAAACCTGGAAAATAGAAAACGGATTCCTTGAACCTTTCGTGCCAACTAGTACCACTGGATTCAAGGAGCCTTATAATATGCCAAGGCAAGAATTGGGTGATGCATATATACAGAATGGTTCAGTAGATGTAGTTCGCACGGAAGTAATTACAACTGGCAATTCAATGAGTGGGGCAAACATCAAAGCTATGATTATGAGCGCTGAAGATTCCGTAAATATTGATAACCCTATTGATTGGGCACTTGCAGAGATCTTGATGAATAAACGTACTTAG
- a CDS encoding Rieske 2Fe-2S domain-containing protein gives MLSIDDNIYMTQVDRGSAMGDFLRLFWVPALLSSELPGPDCAPIRVTLLGEKLIAFRDSSGKVGLLFEKCPHRRASLFFGRNEEMGIRCAYHGWKFDVNGECIDMPSEPVASNFRHKIKQTAFATEEKGGLIWAYLGSKTSMPEFPAFPWINLPSKQVHITKRLERTNWIQGLEGGIDSSHSNFLHSNLESFRMTKEWVEKAAKASDLRAKYHALDRSPVFTAEDTNYGVRVGARRDIGEGKYYWRFTHWMMPFYNLFKNGDKAPGMNSQGIAWIPIDKTNCWTIVITWNEQRELSDADISSADDFAGPVITGSFEPVRNINNDYQINREDQILNTFTGIEGIQAQDMAVQESMGSIVDRNEEHLGTSDTAIIAMRRRLLKLSSDYSKGYKPPAVNDGSVYRVRFAEALVDQNQELSEVERTRMCQH, from the coding sequence GTGCTAAGTATTGATGACAATATCTATATGACTCAAGTTGATCGAGGCTCTGCAATGGGCGATTTCCTTCGCCTATTTTGGGTTCCAGCATTGCTGTCTTCTGAATTACCCGGACCCGATTGCGCTCCGATTAGGGTTACTTTGTTGGGTGAAAAATTGATTGCATTTCGAGATTCCTCCGGTAAGGTCGGATTGTTATTTGAGAAATGTCCACATAGAAGAGCTAGTTTATTTTTTGGGCGCAATGAAGAAATGGGAATAAGGTGCGCATACCACGGCTGGAAGTTTGATGTTAATGGCGAATGTATTGATATGCCATCGGAACCAGTAGCTTCTAATTTTCGGCATAAAATTAAGCAGACTGCTTTCGCCACTGAAGAAAAAGGAGGCCTTATCTGGGCTTATTTAGGCTCAAAAACGTCAATGCCTGAATTCCCAGCATTCCCATGGATTAATTTACCTTCTAAACAGGTTCATATAACTAAGCGATTAGAACGTACAAACTGGATTCAAGGACTCGAAGGAGGAATAGATTCCTCGCATTCTAATTTTTTGCATTCAAACCTTGAATCATTTCGCATGACTAAAGAATGGGTAGAAAAAGCTGCAAAAGCATCCGACTTACGAGCAAAATATCACGCATTGGATCGATCTCCTGTTTTTACCGCAGAGGATACAAACTACGGAGTGCGGGTGGGTGCACGACGGGATATTGGTGAAGGTAAATATTATTGGCGCTTCACCCATTGGATGATGCCTTTTTACAATCTTTTCAAGAACGGAGATAAAGCACCAGGGATGAATAGTCAGGGTATTGCTTGGATTCCGATTGATAAGACCAATTGCTGGACTATTGTGATTACGTGGAATGAGCAAAGGGAACTATCTGATGCAGATATTTCTTCAGCTGATGATTTCGCAGGCCCAGTTATTACAGGATCGTTCGAACCTGTAAGGAATATAAATAATGACTATCAGATTAATCGAGAGGATCAGATACTGAATACGTTTACTGGAATTGAGGGTATCCAAGCTCAGGACATGGCAGTGCAAGAAAGCATGGGATCCATCGTAGATCGGAATGAAGAGCACTTGGGTACAAGTGACACCGCAATTATTGCAATGAGGCGGAGGCTTCTGAAGCTTTCCTCGGATTATTCGAAAGGATATAAGCCGCCTGCTGTTAATGATGGAAGTGTATACAGAGTACGTTTTGCAGAAGCGTTAGTTG